The genomic window GCCATGGTTGCCGTCAAAGGCAGATTAGATTTGAAATAAGGAACAATCGAATCAAAATAACCTTTCATGAATACATCATGACTCATATTGATCACTGGTTCACCAACATAAGGCCCATCTGCAATCAAATCCGACTGGCCGCTGTATTTCCTTAACGAGCCCTGATCGAAGAAAATATTCAGTGATTGAAAAGGGGTTCCATCGGCAGCAGGTGTTTTGACTGATTTTAATAACAGATTTTTACGCAATAAGCCTATTGATCCGGGCTCATGGATAAACGTTCCGCCGCTATGGTAAAAGGTAATTTCACCGCTAATGACATAAGACAAAACATGGTCATGGACAATTGCCTCACCATCTCTTTTTTTTTCTGCGCTGCAACTGTATAATATATTGTGCTGTAGTTCGTCGCTTGTCATGTGTTCAAAGATAGTTCTTTACGATATATTATTTCATCTGGCTCATAATCATCTTGTCGAACATCGAGTCACTCAGCCATTTTTTTAGACCTAATATCATTCCGGCCATGTAGCCTTTCGCATAGCGTGGTTTAGGCGATTTGGTTTCAATAGCATCCTTGATCAATTCCGCTATCACGATCGGCTCCACATTGTTCACCTCGGTTTTCGCAAAAACGTTTTTCGCTTTATTGGTCAGCTCGCCATAAACTGTGTGCCCGGATGTTTTCTCGGCACTGTTGAAAGCAATACCTCCCCACTCTGTTTTTACGCCGCCCGGTTCAATAATAATCACATCCACGCCGAAGGGTTTCACTTCCAGGCGCAGGCTGTCGCTCAATCCTTCTACAGCAAACTTGCTGGCATGGTACCAGCCGCCAAGTGGTGTAGCCATTTTACCGCCAATAGAAGTGATGTTTATGATTTTCCCAAAACGCTGTTCACGCATGTGTGGCAATACCAACTGGCACAAGCGGGCTAGGCCGATCACATTCACTTCCAACTGGTATCGCGCATCTGCCATGGGTACGTCTTCAACAGCGCCATACGAGCCAAAACCGGCACTGTTCACCAGCACGTCTATACGGCCTTGCTCAGCAACAATTTGATCCACAGCCTTAACCATCGATGTATCATCCGCTATGTCCATAGCTATGGTTGTAATTCCCAAATCTGCAAGCCTGGCCATTTTATCTACGCGGCGGGCAACCCCGTAAACGGTATAGCCGCTTTGGGCCAATAAGCTGGCAGTGGCTGCCCCGATACCGGCCGATGCGCCGGTTACTAACGCTATTTTTTTCATTAATTTTATTTTTATTAGATTTTATTTTTTATTCCTTAATGTACTTTTTTACTGAACCAACAGTGTTTGGCATTTACACCGTTAGTTTGGATCAGGCCAGAGTTATAATAATCCAATACTTCCTTTTTCTTATAGTTAGGATATATCGGTCCAACTTCATTGGTCAGTGCTTGGTTTGGCAAGCTGTCCGGTATGTTAGAGTTTGCCAAATCTTTGACCGCAACAGCGGTTATGCCCAATGCGGGTAAGCATTGTAAACTGTCAATATGCCGCATCTGTGATAATAAAATGTCATTTCCAGACCGAGTATGTGTTTGTTCAGTAACCTGCGATTCATTTGTAGTTTGCGGCGTATTTTCCTGTTGCTGCGCCTCAGTGTGGATTTCTTGTACTTTGGTATTTACTTTTTCTACAGATGCAGATTGAATGGCATGATAATACCGCTCGTTAAACCGCATGGAATAAAACTCGAATACGGAGATCAGAATGGTTAAAGCTACAGTTCCCAAACCAGCGCCAATCCAAAATGGCTGCCTGATGAACAGGAAAAGCAGGACGCCACTCAATCCCAATACGCCCCAAAGTATCCGGATACCGTGCCAGCCGCGATGGGTCTTTTCAGTTTTTACCTTTTCCTGTTTCAAAAAAGTAGTTGAATCCTTTTGATACAGGACTATTTTTGCGGATGAAGCTTTGTGGGTGTACACGCCATCTGCTGCGCCACCAACGCCCACCAGCAGCCCGAACAACAACATGGGTACGGAGTAACCTTTTAGCAATGACAACGGAGCAGCCCATTTCCAAAACATAAAGCTCCCTATTAATAAAAGCCCGCCCATAAAAGCCATCCAGAGGCCGTGTTTGGTTTCGCCGTGATAGTAATTGATGATGGTTTCAAGTAAATTCATGATCTTATCCTTTTTAATAAAACAAAGATCGGTCTTAAATCTGTAGCAAGCTTTCGCCAGAAGCTCAACTTAGTTTGGTGAAAAGGTCAGTGGCGTTACTGGAAATAGCTAAAATCTTATATCTACAAAATATGTATCCGATATTCAGCAGTTTGTATAAGTCTGCAATTAGTCGTTAAGGGTAGTTTTGTATCAAATATTTAAAGGACATGAAATCTAAAGTAATTTTAATAACAGGCGCATCCCGGGGATTGGGTAAAATATGGGCCGAAGCTTTTTTGAAACGGGGAGACAAGGTAATAGCTACCGCCCGAAATGCGGAGACCTTAAAAGATCTGGTAAGTACCTATGGAGAATTGATCTTACCTGTTGAGTTGAATGTAAATGACCGGGAACAATGTTTTGCTATTGTTAAGCAGGCCAACGAGCATTTTGGGGAAATCGACGTGTTGATCAATAATGCAGGTTACGGTTTGTTTGGCGCTATTGAGGAAACCAGCGAACAAGAAGCCAGGGATCAAATGGAAACGAATGTATTTGGTTTATTATGGATGACACAGGCCATTATCCCCGTTATGCGGGAAAAAGGAAAGGGGCATATCCTGCAAATTTCAAGCGTATTGGGCATTGCCGCATCACCGATCTTAGGGATCTATGCTGCTTCGAAATGGGCAATGGAAGGACTAAGCGAAAGTCTGGTGGCTGAAGTAAAGGGATTCGGTATCCATGTCACTATTGTGGAACCTAATGCATTCGGAACAGACTGGAGCGGAGATTCTGCTGTAAAGACAACATCAATGAAGCATTATGATGATGTAAAGAAAGCATTGCAGGGTTATTTTAACCCTGAAACAATCGGTATTCCGGAAGCTACGGTGCCGGCTATTTTAAAATTAGTGGATAGCGAAGAACCTCCCTTACGTTTACTTTTAGGAAAAATTGGGTTACCGCGGGTACAGCAGGTTTATCTGGATAGGTTGGCGGTTTGGGAATCCTGGAAGGATGTTTCAATTGCGGCTCACGGTCATTAATAAATCATGAACAAAAAAATGACGGCATCCAATATAAAGATGGCGTATCTTTATCATAACGATAATGGAATATTATAAAAGTTTAAACGAATTACATAAAGCCAAAGGCTGGTCTTTACCGGAAAGTCCTTTGCTAAGTTTGATCACCTGTCAAGATAATTGTCCGGTGGCCAAAGATGCAGGCCGTAATGAATATACAACAGCGTTTTATACCATTGCGTTTAAAAAAGTATTATCAGGTGAGCTGAACTATGGCAGGACAAAGTATGATCACGAAAATGGTTCGCTCATTTTTCTTAAACCCGGCCAGATCATAGACTTCAAAAATATCAAACTCGAAGGGACCGGATTTACCATTATGTTTCATCCAGATTTTCTGAATGGCGAGCTGCTTCATCAATTCATTAAGAAATGTATTTTTTTTAATTATGAAACCAATGAAGCACTGCATATGACACCACGCGAAGTAGAAATCATGTGGGAGCTATTCCGCAAAATAGAAACGGAATACAATAACAACCAGGATGAATATAGTAAACCGATTATTCTTGGGCACGTCGAATCTATGCTGAAATATGCCCAACGTTTTTATAAAAGGCAATTTCTCAACCGCGCAGAGCTTTCCGGTAAAATTGTAAGCCGTTTTAATGAAGCGATCCGTCAGTACTTTGATGATGGTACATTACAGGCTGACAGGCTGCCGACAGTAGCGGCAATTGCAGCGCAGCTAAAAATGTCGCCGCACTATCTCAGTGACCTTTTAAGGCAAGACACTGGAAAATCCGCCATCGATCATATTCATCATTATCTAATCTCAGAAGCAAAAAACCTGCTGATCGGTGCAGATTTAACCGTAGCAGGGATTGCCTATCAGCTTGGATTTGAAAATCCACCATATTTTTCCCGTCTTTTCAAAAAGGAAACCGGATTAAGTCCCGTTGCTTTCCGTAAGTACAGCGAAAAAAAAAGTATATAAATGCCGGGGGTTACTTTTACACCCCAGCCTCATCATTAACAGCCGCGCATTTTCACCTCATTTCATTTTATCCAATATTTCCTGGATTATTGCCTAAAAATTATAAATCAAATTGACAAATCCCGCTGTAAATAAAAGTCCCGCAGTAAAACATGCTCATGCAATAGAAATATTGTAATTTGACGATAAGAATTAAAACGTTCATTGAATCAAGTTGTTACGACATTTTTGAAAAAGCCAAAGATTGGCTAAATCGTGGCTACATTAGTGTTGAATTATATAAACATTTGAATATAATGCCTTTACAATAAAATATTCAAATCCCTCGCTTTCCGCCAAATAGAAAAATGGGCTCGAATTCCTTCTACTCTACAGAAATACCAAAGAAGATTTCTTCTTAGTGTGAAAAAGCTAATGATGCCAACAATTTTAAGTAATTGTAGGCTTTTCCTTTGTCAGCTGGTTTTTCAATTTTGCTATAATCTTTATGGCTAACTATAGCTATTCCTTTTGAGGCCAAAAATAGCACAGAATCCACCTTGATCCAATCCAGAACGGCATTAATTCAACTTTACTAACCTTTAAAATTGTTGAACTATGCCAGAAAACAGTTACGGGTTGAACCTTCTGAAATGAGAAATACCCTGAAGCAAATGTTTACAACCACACACATTGCAGTTGAAGTCAAAACAACCGGCCGCATCAACCGCAACAAGCTTAAAATGTAATAAGTTTTATGGATACTGCTGATTAATCTTATTTAATACTTTTTGAAAAACTCATCAACTTTGTCGATTGCTGGTTCAAGAAATTCATCATTGTCATATAAGTCCATACGAGTGGCACCTTGAATATCCATCCATTCTTTTTCCCCAGCAGCCATATCATATACTTCTCTGTCCATGTCATGCGTGAACGCTTTACTGCCCGCTATAACAAGAAAAGGTGTAGTAAAATACTTTGCCTGGTTCATAAAAACTCTTGAGGGATCAACAGGAAGGCCGATTGTAGGGTAGTTTGGAGTATAGTTAGGAAATTTATCCTGTCCGGCCCGTACAAAATAATATTGATATCCATCTTTCATTGCCTGTGAAGCGGAATCTGGAGGCGGTAAAGGCATCCCGCCGAAAATCGGTGCCATTTCATACTCTCCGGTTTCATAATATTTTTGTTTTGCTTCAGCAGTGGTTTCTAACATCTTATCAAGAATATCTTTCGGGTAAGCACCAAACAAACTTGCAGCCGCATCAAAGTTGCCGACCAGGGTGGCCACTGCCTTTATCCGGGCATCTCCGATAGCTACGTTGCAGATATAAGGGGCGCCGGCACAGGCACCCAGACCATAAAATCTAGCTCGGTCCACAAATTTTAAAGTCCGTAAAAAGCTGATAGCATCAGTGGTATTAGGAACCATATTATGAATCGATTCATAATTTCTTACCTCACCTTCACTATCGCCGAAATTTTTTGGGTCAAAAACAAAGAAAGCGTATCCCTTTGAAGAAAGTTTATTTCCGTAAGTTGCACCCGTCTGTTCTTTTACCTGGGTGCCAACACGTGTGTATATAACGGTTGGATAGGTTTTTTCATTATCAAATCCCTTTGGCAGATATAGATCTCCGGCAAGTTTGCAACCTTGGCTCATAAAATACAGCCTGTTTTTCCCCTCTTTTAGCTGACTATAGTTAACTGCATCAATAGTTTGATATTTTTTCATTTTATTACTTTTAAGCATTATTTACTTGGATTTTAAATCCAGCTTTGAATGCATATGATAATTGCAAAGCGATCTCTTTACCTCATCTGATGAAGAATCAAAATATATTTACAATAGTCAAAATTATATGAAAAACAGTATATATTTGATACTTGTATACAAAAGGATACTTAAATAGAATGGAAGAGCGGAATTTTAAGGATAAAATCAGATTTGTACAGGATACCCAATTTGTACTTGGCGGTAAGTGGAAGCTGCCCATTATCATTTCTATTTATCATGGAAATAAACGGTTTAACGAAATTCTATCATCAATTCCACCGATTACTAACCGGGTACTGTCGAAAGAATTAAAACATCTTGAAGAAAATGAACTAATTTCCCGAAAACTTTATGGCGATTACCCGATAAAAATAGAATATAACCTTACGGATTATTGTCATAGCATTACAGAAGTATTGCACGCAATGGAGAAATGGGGAAAACAGCACAGGGAAAAAATTAAGAAAAAGTAATCCAATCAACGAAATTTTGAAATACCCAACAGCGTTATCTTAACTTACGGCAAGAGTACCCAAATATCCTACAACGGATTGCCTCATTCCACATTGCTTCTTTTCTTAGAATAAAGAACCAATCATTGAGCCGCATAAATACAAAAAATAAAGTGGAATCAACTTCTTAAGTCTGGCTTGTTTTGGTAACCAGCCAACTATCTTTACAGCCGTAAAAGTTATGAATCTGGTTAATATTTGATTCTATTAAATTATTTAAAGATACCGATGCAATATTGCAACTTGGGTTAACATCTTCGCTAATTGAACCCACAATACGCCTAATGCATTATTTTGGCAAGGTAATACCGAACTGTCCGTCTCTATCTCTTAATGTAAATAGAGATCTGATCAGCCCCCTATGCAGACGGGGCATACCTTATGATTGCAGGCGTGCCTTATCTCCTATTGCATTGGCTACCTTGATTTGGATCCTAATTAAAGTAAATTATCACACAAACTGCTCATCTCCGATATTGGTAAAAGTTGTCCAAAACACCTGTAACCTGGCAATTTAAAACGCCGATTGACATTGTTGGACGCCTTCGAACCAAATTGCCTGCCGTTAACCAAAGAATTAGCGTAATTAGAATAAAACAAAATGATTGTTACAGTTAAGGACAGATAATTTGATCTGTCCTACCATCATTACAGCATCAAATATTATTGTTGTGCCAGATTTTCTGTAAGGTTTTTTATATGAAGGGTTACACCAAGATGGCTTTTTTCCAGCGCTAAAACTTCATCAAAAGACTCAGCTGCTAAGTCCAGTTGTTTTAAGCCTAAATAGCCCAAACCTTGCATATACAAACAGTGTATTTTATTACGGTGATCCAGATCGTCTTCCCAAATGGTTAAATCAGGCAGCGATACGGCAAAATAGTCGATGGTTACTTTATCATTTAAATGCTCCTTTGCGTAATTGACCAACTTTTCGAAGCGAAAATCTGCTTCAGGTTGCCTGTTTAATTTAATTAATGCCAAACCCTGGTAAAAAATTTTATCAGGTTGCTGATCATTATAGAAAATAGCTGCAGCTGGTTCGCTTAATCCGGTAGCCGCCTTTTCCCAATTAGCGCTGGCAGCATTTAAATCATTCAATTTTTCGGATGCAACGCCCAACCAATAAAAAATATCATTTTCCTGTGCTCCGGTTAATTTGCCCTCGGCCAGGTTATGTGGATAGAGCTGCGCGTCGTTAAGGTTTTGGATAGCTTTACCATAGTCCCCTTCAGCAATGGCCTGTTTTGCCATTTCTACCAAAGCAGTTACATACTGGATAGCGACTTTACCTTCGCCCCCTTCCCATGGGTGGAAAATCCGGTTCTCTAATAAATCAAGAGCCTGCTGATGTTCGCCCCGAAGGTTTAACAGGGTAATGAATTCAAGATAAACATCATCCCGCTGGTTTACTAGGTCCTTGTTCTCTTCAAGGAAATTGAATCTGAAATTAAGATTCTTATTTACCCGCTTATATAATTGATCCAGCTCCATTAAGATACGGGCGTCATTGTTATCAAGCGAAAATGCCTTTTCCAATAAGGCAACCGCCTGCTCCAGTTTATCTGTTTTATTGTAATAGGCCAAAGCCAGGTTGCGGTAAACAGTTGGGAACTTCGGATCTATGGCAATTGATTTTTCCCAACAAGCTATTGCTTCATCGTAATTTTTAAAGGCATACCAGAAATTACCCAGATAATAAGGTGCTTTGGCATCGTTCGGGTTTTCCGTTATTGCATGGTTCAAAGCCAGAACTGCTTCGATCTGATTTGGAAAACAATACTGCGGATTGGCGCCAGCGGCTTTATAAGATGTGCTTTTTGCCAGCTTTTCGTTGCCGTTTTTACTGTAAAACAAGGCCAGATAATAATAAGCCAATGGATAAACATCTTGCTGCAGTTCGATACCCGAGTTTAAAAGTAAAATAGCTTCATTATATAAACCTGCACCTGCATAGTCAAGCGCATACTCCATATAATTGTGAATATTTTTTCGGATCAATGCATGTATCTCAGTTAAATCGCCTGGCTTTTCCGATAAAAGATATTTTTCAAAACGGATACCAAAATTAAAATGGTCGTTCTCCAGATAAGCTTCTAAGGTTGCGATAGCTTTTTCAGTTCTGCCCATTTTGCGTAAAATCATTACGTGTAAGTGCAGTGCTTTTTCATCGTGGGTGTTTTTCGAAATTGCTTTTTCGACATGCGTTAAAGCACTTTCCAAATCTCCTTTAATCACATCAAGCTGTGCGATATTAAAATAACCCTGGTTCTGCCAGGCAGCATTCCAAATCGATTTATAAAAAGCATCATAAGCCTCTTCAAATTTATCCTGAAACTTTAAAGATAACCCCAGGTTAAAATAAGGTTCGCCATCGTAAGGGTTCGGATTGCGTGCGGTGAGGGTTTTAATGGACTTTCTAAAATAAGTTTCAGACTCCGAGAACTTGCCCCTGCGCAATTTTAAAAGCCCTACAGCATTATTACACCTGATATCACCATCATCCCTTCTCAAAGCTTCGTTGTAATAATCTAAGGGATTGTAAATGGCATGACGGTATTGTTCAAGATGTAGCCCGGTTAAGAAAAGTTGCTCGTTGTTTTCGATATCTGCCGGGGCCTTTGCAGGTTTTGCCGCTTCGGGGATATCGGTTTCATTCACACCTTCCCATTTCCAATCTACTAAAACATGGCCTTTTTCATCGGTAACACTGATTTCCAATTTTTCTGGATTTCCTTCGAAATCGATTTCTTTTTGATAAGATACTGTTGGCGCTGCATCATATTGATCGTTCAACAACTCGCGGTCGCCATCTTTCAATACAATTTTAGTATGGGGATAAAGCCCTGTGGTATATACCTTAACGGTCAGTTTTTCTGCCGTCTGTTCTAGATTGAGCATTGCATTTTTGGTAGCATTTTTTACCACACCCAAATCGCGGTATGGCATATAATACTGTACAAAATCTTTGTATTCACCCGGCATAATCCACGAAAAATCGGGCTGGTTATCTGTATAAACACCACACATCAGTTCGATATATGGCCCGTCCTCATCGGTAAGGTTTCGGTCCCAGGCTTTCCCGAAATCTCCGTTGCCCCATGTCCATTGTTTTTTACCGGGAGAAATATGGTGATTGGCCACATGCAGCAGACCGCCTTTGCTATCATTTTCATATCCGCCGACAAAATTATATTTAGACGAAACCGCCATATAAGAGGTTGGTACAGGGATGTTTTTATAACGCGAGATATCGGTACCTGGAGAATAATCAACTTTATAATAAGTTCCCTTTGCAATCGGGAAAGAAGAAACATCGCGTTTTCCATGATCGAAAACTGCATTTACATCGGGTGGGAAAACAGACTGATAATCGTCATTAACTTTTACCGCAGGATTTGCCCACCACAAAAATGTTTGTGCAAAAGGTGTTCTGTTATACAACTGACCTTTAATCTCAAGGT from Flavobacterium sp. W4I14 includes these protein-coding regions:
- a CDS encoding AraC-like DNA-binding protein (product_source=COG2207; cath_funfam=1.10.10.60; cog=COG2207; ko=KO:K20968; pfam=PF12833; smart=SM00342; superfamily=46689,51215) translates to MTSDELQHNILYSCSAEKKRDGEAIVHDHVLSYVISGEITFYHSGGTFIHEPGSIGLLRKNLLLKSVKTPAADGTPFQSLNIFFDQGSLRKYSGQSDLIADGPYVGEPVINMSHDVFMKGYFDSIVPYFKSNLPLTATMAEMKTREAIELVLRHNSRLKNMLFDFSEPFKIDLEVFMGQNYLYNVPMAQFARLSGRSLATFKRDFKKVFNDTPERWVKKRRLERAHFLIKEQHQAPVAVFNEVGFESLSHFSDAFKKFFGYNPSSLN
- a CDS encoding hypothetical protein (product_source=Hypo-rule applied; transmembrane_helix_parts=Inside_1_19,TMhelix_20_42,Outside_43_46,TMhelix_47_69,Inside_70_104,TMhelix_105_124,Outside_125_127,TMhelix_128_150,Inside_151_290): MNLLETIINYYHGETKHGLWMAFMGGLLLIGSFMFWKWAAPLSLLKGYSVPMLLFGLLVGVGGAADGVYTHKASSAKIVLYQKDSTTFLKQEKVKTEKTHRGWHGIRILWGVLGLSGVLLFLFIRQPFWIGAGLGTVALTILISVFEFYSMRFNERYYHAIQSASVEKVNTKVQEIHTEAQQQENTPQTTNESQVTEQTHTRSGNDILLSQMRHIDSLQCLPALGITAVAVKDLANSNIPDSLPNQALTNEVGPIYPNYKKKEVLDYYNSGLIQTNGVNAKHCWFSKKVH
- a CDS encoding DNA-binding HxlR family transcriptional regulator (product_source=COG1733; cath_funfam=1.10.10.10; cog=COG1733; pfam=PF01638; superfamily=46785) gives rise to the protein MEERNFKDKIRFVQDTQFVLGGKWKLPIIISIYHGNKRFNEILSSIPPITNRVLSKELKHLEENELISRKLYGDYPIKIEYNLTDYCHSITEVLHAMEKWGKQHREKIKKK
- a CDS encoding fermentation-respiration switch protein FrsA (DUF1100 family) (product_source=COG1073; cath_funfam=3.40.50.1820; cog=COG1073; ko=KO:K06889; superfamily=53474); the protein is MLKSNKMKKYQTIDAVNYSQLKEGKNRLYFMSQGCKLAGDLYLPKGFDNEKTYPTVIYTRVGTQVKEQTGATYGNKLSSKGYAFFVFDPKNFGDSEGEVRNYESIHNMVPNTTDAISFLRTLKFVDRARFYGLGACAGAPYICNVAIGDARIKAVATLVGNFDAAASLFGAYPKDILDKMLETTAEAKQKYYETGEYEMAPIFGGMPLPPPDSASQAMKDGYQYYFVRAGQDKFPNYTPNYPTIGLPVDPSRVFMNQAKYFTTPFLVIAGSKAFTHDMDREVYDMAAGEKEWMDIQGATRMDLYDNDEFLEPAIDKVDEFFKKY
- a CDS encoding tetratricopeptide (TPR) repeat protein (product_source=COG0457; cath_funfam=1.25.40.10; cog=COG0457; pfam=PF13181,PF13414,PF17128; smart=SM00028; superfamily=48452,63411), with the protein product MLIRNMKVKVWTETVIIPTYEVGLPEKNPVFIEKRVYQGSSGAVYPYPVIEKIADEKIDKTYQAVYLENDFVKIMILPELGGRVQMAFDKTKNRHFIYYNQVIKPALVGLTGPWISGGIEFNWPQHHRPSTFDPVDFLFEENQDGSATVWCSEVERMFRTKGTIGFTLYPDKNYLEIKGQLYNRTPFAQTFLWWANPAVKVNDDYQSVFPPDVNAVFDHGKRDVSSFPIAKGTYYKVDYSPGTDISRYKNIPVPTSYMAVSSKYNFVGGYENDSKGGLLHVANHHISPGKKQWTWGNGDFGKAWDRNLTDEDGPYIELMCGVYTDNQPDFSWIMPGEYKDFVQYYMPYRDLGVVKNATKNAMLNLEQTAEKLTVKVYTTGLYPHTKIVLKDGDRELLNDQYDAAPTVSYQKEIDFEGNPEKLEISVTDEKGHVLVDWKWEGVNETDIPEAAKPAKAPADIENNEQLFLTGLHLEQYRHAIYNPLDYYNEALRRDDGDIRCNNAVGLLKLRRGKFSESETYFRKSIKTLTARNPNPYDGEPYFNLGLSLKFQDKFEEAYDAFYKSIWNAAWQNQGYFNIAQLDVIKGDLESALTHVEKAISKNTHDEKALHLHVMILRKMGRTEKAIATLEAYLENDHFNFGIRFEKYLLSEKPGDLTEIHALIRKNIHNYMEYALDYAGAGLYNEAILLLNSGIELQQDVYPLAYYYLALFYSKNGNEKLAKSTSYKAAGANPQYCFPNQIEAVLALNHAITENPNDAKAPYYLGNFWYAFKNYDEAIACWEKSIAIDPKFPTVYRNLALAYYNKTDKLEQAVALLEKAFSLDNNDARILMELDQLYKRVNKNLNFRFNFLEENKDLVNQRDDVYLEFITLLNLRGEHQQALDLLENRIFHPWEGGEGKVAIQYVTALVEMAKQAIAEGDYGKAIQNLNDAQLYPHNLAEGKLTGAQENDIFYWLGVASEKLNDLNAASANWEKAATGLSEPAAAIFYNDQQPDKIFYQGLALIKLNRQPEADFRFEKLVNYAKEHLNDKVTIDYFAVSLPDLTIWEDDLDHRNKIHCLYMQGLGYLGLKQLDLAAESFDEVLALEKSHLGVTLHIKNLTENLAQQ
- a CDS encoding NAD(P)-dependent dehydrogenase (short-subunit alcohol dehydrogenase family) (product_source=COG1028; cath_funfam=3.40.50.720; cog=COG1028; pfam=PF00106; superfamily=51735) — its product is MKSKVILITGASRGLGKIWAEAFLKRGDKVIATARNAETLKDLVSTYGELILPVELNVNDREQCFAIVKQANEHFGEIDVLINNAGYGLFGAIEETSEQEARDQMETNVFGLLWMTQAIIPVMREKGKGHILQISSVLGIAASPILGIYAASKWAMEGLSESLVAEVKGFGIHVTIVEPNAFGTDWSGDSAVKTTSMKHYDDVKKALQGYFNPETIGIPEATVPAILKLVDSEEPPLRLLLGKIGLPRVQQVYLDRLAVWESWKDVSIAAHGH
- a CDS encoding short-subunit dehydrogenase (product_source=COG0300; cath_funfam=3.40.50.720; cleavage_site_network=SignalP-noTM; cog=COG0300; pfam=PF00106; superfamily=51735; transmembrane_helix_parts=Outside_1_9,TMhelix_10_32,Inside_33_270), coding for MKKIALVTGASAGIGAATASLLAQSGYTVYGVARRVDKMARLADLGITTIAMDIADDTSMVKAVDQIVAEQGRIDVLVNSAGFGSYGAVEDVPMADARYQLEVNVIGLARLCQLVLPHMREQRFGKIINITSIGGKMATPLGGWYHASKFAVEGLSDSLRLEVKPFGVDVIIIEPGGVKTEWGGIAFNSAEKTSGHTVYGELTNKAKNVFAKTEVNNVEPIVIAELIKDAIETKSPKPRYAKGYMAGMILGLKKWLSDSMFDKMIMSQMK
- a CDS encoding AraC family transcriptional activator of pobA (product_source=KO:K18954; cath_funfam=1.10.10.60; cog=COG2207; ko=KO:K18954; pfam=PF12833; smart=SM00342; superfamily=46689,51215): MEYYKSLNELHKAKGWSLPESPLLSLITCQDNCPVAKDAGRNEYTTAFYTIAFKKVLSGELNYGRTKYDHENGSLIFLKPGQIIDFKNIKLEGTGFTIMFHPDFLNGELLHQFIKKCIFFNYETNEALHMTPREVEIMWELFRKIETEYNNNQDEYSKPIILGHVESMLKYAQRFYKRQFLNRAELSGKIVSRFNEAIRQYFDDGTLQADRLPTVAAIAAQLKMSPHYLSDLLRQDTGKSAIDHIHHYLISEAKNLLIGADLTVAGIAYQLGFENPPYFSRLFKKETGLSPVAFRKYSEKKSI